The Balaenoptera acutorostrata chromosome 10, mBalAcu1.1, whole genome shotgun sequence genome has a window encoding:
- the SLC25A20 gene encoding mitochondrial carnitine/acylcarnitine carrier protein isoform X1 — MADQAKPIRPLKNLLAGGFGGMCLVFVGHPLDTVKVRLQTQPPSLPGQPPMYSGTFDCFRKTLMREGITGLYRGMAAPIIGVTPMFAVCFFGFGLGKKLQQKHPEDVLSYPQLFAAGMLSGVFTTGIMTPGERIKCLLQIQASSGETKYTGALDCAKKLYKEAGIRGIYKGTVLTLMRDVPASGMYFMTYEWLKNIFTPEEKSVNELSVPRILVAGGIAGIFNWAVAIPPDVLKSRFQTAPPGKYPNGFRDVLRELIRNEGITSLYKGFNAVMIRAFPANADIFVESLTDLEMATYVSPGALLCTAQSLRQS; from the exons ATGGCAGACCAGGCGAAGCCCATTAGGCCGCTCAAGAACCTGCTGGCCGGCGGCTTTGGAGGCATGTGCCTGGTGTTCGTGGGGCACCCGCTGGACACGGTCAAG GTCCGACTGCAGACGCAGCCCCCAAGTTTGCCTGGACAGCCTCCCATGTATTCTGGGACCTTTGACTGTTTCCGGAAGACTCTTATGAGAGAG GGCATCACGGGTCTATATCGGGGCATGGCCGCCCCCATCATTGGGGTCACCCCCATGTTTGCCGTGTGCTTCTTTGGGTTTGGTTTGGGGAAGAAACTGCAACAAAAACACCCAGAGGATGTGCTCAG CTACCCCCAACTATTTGCAGCTGGGATGTTATCTGGTGTATTCACCACAGGAATTATGACCCCTGGAGAACGGATCAAGTGCTTGTTACAG ATTCAAGCTTCTTCAGGGGAGACCAAATACACTGGTGCCTTGGACTGTGCAAAGAAGCTATACAAGGAAGCTGGGATCCGAGGCATCTACAAGGGGACTGTGCTCACCCTCATGCGAG ATGTTCCAGCCAGTGGGATGTATTTCATGACATATGAATGGCTGAAAAATATCTTCACTCCAGAGGAAAAGAG TGTCAATGAGCTCAGCGTGCCTCGGATCCTGGTGGCTGGGGGCATCGCAGGGATCTTCAACTGGGCTGTGGCGATCCCTCCAGACGTGCTCAAGTCCCGCTTCCAGACTG CGCCTCCTGGGAAATATCCTAATGGCTTCAGAGATGTGCTGAGGGAGCTGATCCGGAATGAAGGAATCACATCCTTGTATAAGGGGTTCAATGCAGTGATGATCCGAGCCTTCCCAGCCAACGCA GATATCTTTGTTGAATCTCTCACTGATTTGGAGATGGCCACATATGTGTCTCCTGGAGCTCTTCTATGCACTGCCCAGTCCTTGAGACAGTCCTGA
- the SLC25A20 gene encoding mitochondrial carnitine/acylcarnitine carrier protein isoform X2 → MADQAKPIRPLKNLLAGGFGGMCLVFVGHPLDTVKVRLQTQPPSLPGQPPMYSGTFDCFRKTLMREGITGLYRGMAAPIIGVTPMFAVCFFGFGLGKKLQQKHPEDVLSYPQLFAAGMLSGVFTTGIMTPGERIKCLLQIQASSGETKYTGALDCAKKLYKEAGIRGIYKGTVLTLMRDVPASGMYFMTYEWLKNIFTPEEKSVNELSVPRILVAGGIAGIFNWAVAIPPDVLKSRFQTAPPGKYPNGFRDVLRELIRNEGITSLYKGFNAVMIRAFPANAACFLGFEVAMKFLNWAMPNL, encoded by the exons ATGGCAGACCAGGCGAAGCCCATTAGGCCGCTCAAGAACCTGCTGGCCGGCGGCTTTGGAGGCATGTGCCTGGTGTTCGTGGGGCACCCGCTGGACACGGTCAAG GTCCGACTGCAGACGCAGCCCCCAAGTTTGCCTGGACAGCCTCCCATGTATTCTGGGACCTTTGACTGTTTCCGGAAGACTCTTATGAGAGAG GGCATCACGGGTCTATATCGGGGCATGGCCGCCCCCATCATTGGGGTCACCCCCATGTTTGCCGTGTGCTTCTTTGGGTTTGGTTTGGGGAAGAAACTGCAACAAAAACACCCAGAGGATGTGCTCAG CTACCCCCAACTATTTGCAGCTGGGATGTTATCTGGTGTATTCACCACAGGAATTATGACCCCTGGAGAACGGATCAAGTGCTTGTTACAG ATTCAAGCTTCTTCAGGGGAGACCAAATACACTGGTGCCTTGGACTGTGCAAAGAAGCTATACAAGGAAGCTGGGATCCGAGGCATCTACAAGGGGACTGTGCTCACCCTCATGCGAG ATGTTCCAGCCAGTGGGATGTATTTCATGACATATGAATGGCTGAAAAATATCTTCACTCCAGAGGAAAAGAG TGTCAATGAGCTCAGCGTGCCTCGGATCCTGGTGGCTGGGGGCATCGCAGGGATCTTCAACTGGGCTGTGGCGATCCCTCCAGACGTGCTCAAGTCCCGCTTCCAGACTG CGCCTCCTGGGAAATATCCTAATGGCTTCAGAGATGTGCTGAGGGAGCTGATCCGGAATGAAGGAATCACATCCTTGTATAAGGGGTTCAATGCAGTGATGATCCGAGCCTTCCCAGCCAACGCA GCCTGTTTCCTTGGCTTTGAAGTTGCCATGAAGTTCCTTAATTGGGCCATGCCCAACTTGTGA